Proteins co-encoded in one Brassica rapa cultivar Chiifu-401-42 chromosome A02, CAAS_Brap_v3.01, whole genome shotgun sequence genomic window:
- the LOC103854523 gene encoding uncharacterized protein LOC103854523 — protein MWTNKFFFLLTVACMVVFGTAQTLPSIPGQDPADCLSSLELIPNCISEIFGSIISGQIGTIGHSCCHAFLGLNADCVTQTFAFAPLFPPTLRVHCSKQS, from the coding sequence ATGTGGACCAACAAGTTTTTCTTCCTTCTTACAGTTGCATGCATGGTCGTGTTCGGTACAGCTCAAACGTTGCCTTCGATACCTGGACAGGACCCAGCAGATTGTTTGTCATCGTTGGAACTTATTCCTAACTGTATCTCAGAAATTTTTGGATCGATAATAAGTGGACAAATCGGGACTATTGGTCACTCTTGCTGCCATGCCTTTTTGGGTCTCAATGCAGATTGTGTCACTCAGACGTTTGCCTTCGCTCCTCTCTTCCCTCCGACTCTACGGGTTCATTGTTCCAAACAATCGTAA